GGCTCATTTAGAGTTTATCTTAATTCTCGTGTCAATCCTTTAAAAACAAATAGTTTGGCAATGCCACCATATGACACCATAAAACAAATAGTTCAACAACAACTACTTCTTTTTTGCCAAGGAAAGGGAAAGGGATCGATGGGAAACTAAAAAATAACGAAATGAtgcaaatatgataataaccttaCAACAAGTAGTTGAGAAAGATCGATCACCTAATTGGTGAGATCGACCATGGGAATCCACCAGGAACTAAAACACCATGTACTCACGGGCGTCGCCCTTCTTGGGTTGTGAGATGGCCTTGCAGAAGGCATCATCTTCCGCTTCCCTTCTTATTCCCGTCCGGCATGCTCGGTTGGCATGGCCAGCACCTCAAATCCTCCTCCTCTTGCTTTCTCTTGCTGTTGCTGCTTCATCTTCCTCATCTGCTTGGCATCCTCCAAGACACCGACGATTCCGGCACCAGGGTGGCACTGATTCATGCAGGATGCGTAAACATATGGGTAGTGCATATAAGGAAGGCACTGCAAATAGCAGCTAGCCATGATTGTGGTCTTCTTCAGCCCCTCGGCCAGCACTGCCCGTAGCGCAACTCCTCCGCCTGCTTCTTGCCCTTCTGTTGCCCCATTGTCCACCAGAAGCACAGCACCGCTGCCGGACGAGATGCCCGGCATGTCCTTGCAGAACACGCAGTCGCGTGCCTCCGCCACCACAAGGAGCAGCGCTAGGCCTAGGAATACACCCGGGAGAACAACGCTGCTGCTGCCCTTCTTGGAACCCATGGTCTTGGCTAGCTAGCTGCGTGGCTGGCTGCTGCTAAGATGGACGGGCACGCTCACATATAAAGAGGCTGTCTGGTTAAGCTAGCTATGGTTCCTCACTTGAATGTTGAATCTGATCCATCCAGCTTCCTTCCTGCCCTCCACCACCTGCATGATGAACCTTTGTATTGTAGAAATAAATCAGAGGTACAAAGAAATAAATCAGAGGTATTGTAGAAATAAATCAGAGGTACCCTTGCTTCAATTTGTGGAAGCACTCACTAAGTTATTTACAGGAGTAAAAGAGTTCTTGCATATTGTAGAAATAAATCAGAGGTACAAAGAAATTAACAATGCTGAACGGCCTAGTATACACAAATAATGACTAATGACCCTATTATGGAATCGTTGACATTGACGTGGTTCAACCCAAAAAAATCGAGGTAGAGACATAGACATAGACAAGGTACTGCCGAGATAGAGACATAGACATAGACATGGACATGGCAGCTGCCGAGATCGTTGGACATTTGCACGACCTTCAGAATGCGATCCTCCTCTGCTAGGGACACACTGCGGCATGTGCATGTGCATAGTTGCATCATGTATCCACTTGCTATTTATGTGTATATATAAGCACTTGCTTCCAGATTAACTAGGTACTAGCTGGATTAGATTAGCAGAATTGTGGTGACA
This genomic stretch from Hordeum vulgare subsp. vulgare chromosome 6H, MorexV3_pseudomolecules_assembly, whole genome shotgun sequence harbors:
- the LOC123406261 gene encoding uncharacterized protein LOC123406261 isoform X2; its protein translation is MGSKKGSSSVVLPGVFLGLALLLVVAEARDCVFCKDMPGISSGSGAVLLKKTTIMASCYLQCLPYMHYPYVYASCMNQCHPGAGIVGVLEDAKQMRKMKQQQQEKARGGGFEVLAMPTEHAGRE
- the LOC123406261 gene encoding uncharacterized protein LOC123406261 isoform X1 — protein: MGSKKGSSSVVLPGVFLGLALLLVVAEARDCVFCKDMPGISSGSGAVLLVDNGATEGQEAGGGVALRAVLAEGLKKTTIMASCYLQCLPYMHYPYVYASCMNQCHPGAGIVGVLEDAKQMRKMKQQQQEKARGGGFEVLAMPTEHAGRE